In a single window of the Pirellulales bacterium genome:
- a CDS encoding sigma-70 family RNA polymerase sigma factor has protein sequence MNANYINPILRQLRDQQVRFAPRDQQMEQANRAERLLAEIDASKVYPYDYLCFRITDFRPTSFANSKLTGDQASHDLRLLVEDLTEAASVKADAAGEEVLTVEELAQKFNVSTKTISRWRQQGLVSRRFVFDGRKRVGFLRSSVERFVGENTDRVRRGSNFSQMSDTERDEIISRARRLAAAGGCPSDIARRIALKMNRSAETIRYTLKQFDQEHPELAIFPTNVGPLTDETKQKIYEQYRRDVPVEELAKRYCRTKTSIYRIVNEMRAQRILELPLDYMPNPYFGREGAEKTILGPMPQLDQPAAKKVRLPSGLPPYLASLYEVPLLTREQEGYLFRKFNYLKYKASKLRQRLDPAHARSSDMDEIERLYDQAVGVKNQIVRANLRLVVSIAKRHVGPTDNFFELVSDGNMSLIRAAEKFDYARGNKFSTYASWAIMKNFARTIPDEHRRLDRFRTSQSEMFGATADARSDQYGQESAQSTREHQIGRILEKLDDREQKIIISRFGLDHTLEPLTLKEVGQEMGVTKERVRQIEARALAKLRQAATEEKIEVPGE, from the coding sequence ATGAATGCAAATTACATCAATCCGATTCTTCGACAGTTGCGTGATCAGCAAGTGCGCTTTGCTCCGCGCGATCAGCAAATGGAACAGGCGAATCGTGCCGAGCGGTTGCTGGCGGAGATCGATGCCAGCAAAGTCTATCCGTACGACTATTTGTGCTTCCGCATTACCGACTTCCGGCCGACTTCGTTTGCCAATTCCAAATTGACCGGCGATCAGGCTAGTCACGATTTGCGTTTACTGGTGGAAGACCTGACCGAAGCCGCTTCGGTGAAGGCTGATGCGGCGGGCGAAGAAGTGCTCACGGTGGAAGAGTTGGCGCAGAAATTTAATGTTTCGACCAAAACCATTTCGCGCTGGCGACAACAGGGCTTGGTAAGCCGGCGATTTGTGTTCGACGGCCGGAAGCGCGTGGGCTTTTTGCGCAGCAGTGTCGAACGGTTTGTGGGAGAGAATACGGACCGCGTGCGGCGGGGCTCCAACTTCAGCCAGATGTCGGATACGGAGCGTGATGAAATTATCAGCCGTGCCCGTCGGTTGGCGGCCGCCGGGGGTTGCCCTTCGGACATTGCCCGCCGGATTGCGCTGAAGATGAACCGCAGCGCGGAGACCATTCGGTACACGCTGAAGCAGTTTGATCAGGAGCATCCGGAGTTGGCGATTTTTCCGACCAACGTGGGGCCGCTGACAGACGAAACCAAGCAAAAAATTTACGAGCAATATCGCCGCGACGTGCCGGTGGAAGAATTGGCCAAGCGCTATTGCCGCACGAAAACCAGCATTTACCGCATCGTAAACGAGATGCGGGCCCAGCGGATTTTGGAATTGCCGCTGGATTACATGCCCAATCCATACTTTGGCCGGGAAGGCGCCGAGAAAACCATTCTCGGCCCGATGCCGCAGCTTGATCAACCGGCTGCGAAAAAGGTGCGGTTACCTTCTGGCCTGCCGCCGTATTTGGCCAGCCTGTACGAAGTGCCGCTGTTGACCCGGGAACAGGAAGGTTACTTGTTCCGCAAGTTTAATTACTTGAAATACAAAGCCAGCAAGTTGCGCCAACGATTGGACCCCGCCCATGCGCGCAGCAGCGACATGGACGAAATTGAGCGGCTGTACGACCAAGCGGTGGGTGTGAAGAATCAAATTGTGCGGGCGAACCTGCGGTTGGTGGTTTCGATCGCTAAGCGCCATGTGGGCCCGACCGATAATTTCTTCGAGCTGGTCAGCGACGGAAATATGTCGCTGATTCGAGCGGCGGAGAAGTTCGATTACGCCCGGGGCAACAAATTCAGCACGTACGCCAGTTGGGCGATCATGAAGAATTTTGCCCGAACGATTCCGGACGAGCATCGTCGGCTGGACCGGTTCCGGACCAGCCAGAGCGAAATGTTCGGTGCGACGGCCGACGCGCGGAGCGACCAATACGGGCAGGAATCGGCGCAATCGACACGAGAGCACCAAATTGGCCGCATTTTGGAAAAGCTGGATGATCGAGAGCAGAAAATCATCATCAGCCGTTTCGGCTTAGATCACACTCTGGAACCGCTGACTTTGAAAGAAGTGGGCCAGGAAATGGGCGTCACGAAAGAGCGCGTGCGGCAGATCGAAGCCCGGGCCTTGGCAAAATTGCGTCAAGCGGCCACCGAGGAAAAGATTGAAGTGCCGGGCGAATAA
- a CDS encoding putative sugar nucleotidyl transferase: MQIVLFEDELTARLAPLACAEPAFAITCGGYKLIQLISSLGQEFTLVRNHLARVEAETFPQRVLLQNPLIGPVLFVNARLVPSIAVFQRLKALAETGREGVVLAGEQKDAVAAALVNCDSRPKALGIQPLGLERVVPLIKSFNLPSMAVDLPLFEYPHDVLRHHLACCREDLEHRVRTGPPQSYPTAGGPAGSHPATAHPGYREVRDGVFVAEKVTLGEHLVTDTKNGPIVIDHEAAVGPFCFLRGPVYIGPCARVNEHAALKDCVSLGHHTKVGGEVEGCIIEPFSNKQHHGFLGHSYVGSWVNIGAGTCNSDLKNTYGTVNMEYPDTAGQIQKMSTGLQFVGCFIGDYAKTAINTSIFTGKTIGVCSLVYGFVTTNVPSFCNYARSLAHPGAAADSGITDLPAEVMISIQRRMFSRRQTPQRDCDVQLIRDLYTQAQQQRTLPHELPAL, from the coding sequence ATGCAAATCGTGTTGTTTGAAGACGAACTAACCGCTCGCCTTGCCCCGCTGGCCTGCGCCGAGCCGGCCTTCGCCATCACCTGCGGCGGGTACAAACTCATCCAGCTCATCAGCAGCCTGGGCCAAGAATTCACCCTGGTTCGCAACCATTTAGCCCGCGTCGAGGCGGAAACTTTTCCCCAGCGTGTGCTACTGCAAAATCCACTGATTGGACCCGTGTTATTTGTCAACGCACGGCTGGTCCCGTCGATCGCTGTCTTTCAGCGGCTAAAAGCTCTGGCCGAAACCGGCCGCGAAGGCGTGGTTTTGGCCGGCGAGCAAAAAGATGCCGTTGCTGCCGCACTCGTCAATTGCGATTCACGCCCGAAAGCCCTGGGAATACAACCCCTGGGCTTAGAGCGAGTTGTTCCGCTCATTAAATCGTTCAACCTTCCGTCGATGGCCGTCGATTTGCCGTTGTTTGAATACCCGCACGATGTGCTCCGCCATCACCTGGCTTGTTGCCGTGAAGATTTGGAACATCGTGTTCGCACTGGCCCGCCGCAAAGTTATCCCACGGCCGGCGGTCCCGCGGGCAGCCATCCGGCAACCGCGCATCCCGGCTATCGTGAAGTCCGCGACGGCGTGTTCGTGGCCGAAAAAGTTACGCTGGGCGAGCATCTTGTTACCGACACCAAAAACGGACCCATCGTCATCGATCACGAAGCCGCCGTCGGCCCGTTCTGCTTTCTGCGCGGCCCGGTTTACATTGGGCCTTGCGCCCGGGTGAACGAACATGCCGCCCTCAAAGATTGCGTTTCTCTGGGGCACCACACAAAAGTCGGCGGCGAGGTCGAAGGCTGCATCATCGAACCTTTCAGCAACAAGCAGCATCATGGCTTTTTAGGCCACAGTTACGTCGGCAGTTGGGTGAACATCGGCGCCGGCACTTGCAACAGCGATTTGAAAAACACCTACGGCACCGTGAACATGGAATATCCGGACACCGCGGGGCAAATTCAAAAAATGTCCACCGGCCTGCAGTTCGTCGGTTGCTTCATCGGCGATTATGCCAAAACCGCCATCAACACCAGCATTTTCACGGGCAAAACCATCGGTGTCTGCAGCCTGGTGTATGGATTTGTGACCACCAACGTGCCCAGCTTTTGCAATTACGCCCGCTCGTTGGCGCATCCTGGGGCCGCCGCAGATTCGGGCATAACCGATTTACCCGCCGAAGTCATGATTTCCATCCAGCGCCGCATGTTTTCCCGCCGCCAAACCCCGCAGCGCGACTGCGATGTCCAATTGATCCGCGACCTGTACACCCAAGCCCAGCAGCAGCGCACACTGCCGCACGAACTGCCCGCGCTGTGA
- the metF gene encoding methylenetetrahydrofolate reductase [NAD(P)H] — MKFAQAYGPGKFGLSFELSPPKTLAGEESLWRHLDELMAFAPNLVTCTYGAGGSTRDKTLEIVAEVRRRHGCSVAAHLTCVGATVDQLRSYLKAAAERGIENIVALRGDPPHGETAFQPIAGGLRYANELVALIRREFPQFGIAVAGYPETHQEAPSSQADLQNLHRKVAAGGEVVITQVFYDNADFFRFRRECLALNITAPIVPGILPITNLAQVQRITSLCKARLPIQLLERLTAAGDDEAAQFEVGVEHATAQVQELLAAGVPGIHFYVLNKSPATVRVLKAVRTK, encoded by the coding sequence ATGAAATTCGCCCAAGCCTACGGCCCGGGAAAATTTGGCCTGTCGTTCGAGTTGTCTCCGCCGAAGACTCTGGCCGGCGAGGAATCGTTGTGGCGGCATCTGGACGAGTTGATGGCGTTCGCTCCCAATTTGGTCACGTGCACCTACGGGGCCGGGGGCAGCACGCGCGATAAAACCCTGGAAATTGTCGCGGAAGTGCGTCGCCGGCACGGTTGCTCAGTCGCCGCGCACTTAACCTGCGTGGGCGCCACGGTCGATCAATTGCGGTCGTATTTGAAAGCGGCCGCCGAGCGCGGAATCGAAAACATCGTGGCCCTGCGGGGCGATCCGCCGCACGGAGAAACCGCGTTCCAACCCATTGCCGGCGGATTACGCTACGCCAACGAGCTGGTGGCCCTCATCCGCCGCGAATTTCCGCAGTTTGGCATCGCCGTGGCCGGCTACCCCGAAACACATCAAGAAGCGCCCAGCTCCCAGGCCGATTTGCAAAATCTGCACCGCAAAGTAGCCGCCGGCGGCGAAGTGGTCATCACGCAAGTATTCTATGATAATGCCGATTTCTTTCGTTTCCGCCGCGAGTGCCTGGCGCTGAACATCACCGCGCCGATTGTGCCGGGCATTTTGCCGATCACGAATTTGGCCCAAGTGCAGCGGATTACGTCGTTGTGCAAAGCCCGCTTGCCTATCCAACTGCTAGAGCGATTAACCGCCGCCGGCGATGATGAAGCCGCTCAGTTCGAAGTCGGCGTAGAACATGCCACGGCCCAAGTGCAGGAACTGCTGGCAGCCGGCGTGCCGGGCATTCACTTTTACGTGCTCAACAAATCCCCGGCCACCGTCCGCGTGCTCAAGGCCGTCCGGACGAAGTGA
- a CDS encoding DUF1559 domain-containing protein: protein MSRSRMFRPGFTLVELLVVISIIGVLMSLLLPAINAAREQGRNTQCKSNLKNLGYANIECVSKTNHYVTGGWGQYWVGFADAGNSVKQPGGWVYNLLPYLEGGNLHDLGQGSSGLTDQQIQTDIARQVSTTQSIMTCPTRRSVQTWPNQLGAYIRDPFQTGTVDLTSAGGGLANNKVARGDYAANAGVRYVSSTQSASANTGTVTQDNAAQYGCFMTSGTDYPTAYKDNNGNVSTTPFSADTWSGVVFQRSNITPGVVKDGESKTYLFGEKFVDRKHIEDGNYLSDDGNMYGGMGPDNYRNTVVFPASYTVSSNGVDPTDPNQATLAGTAQVPNIAMLNDQADPGAPASGLYGCLFGSPHSGIVNFVFCDGAVRSISVSIDPLTHRYLGERNDSKILDDAVIGF, encoded by the coding sequence ATGTCTCGCTCTAGGATGTTTCGTCCTGGTTTCACGTTGGTCGAATTGTTGGTTGTCATTTCCATCATCGGCGTGTTGATGTCGCTGTTGCTGCCGGCCATTAACGCAGCGCGTGAACAAGGGCGCAATACGCAATGCAAAAGTAACTTGAAGAATTTGGGATACGCGAACATCGAGTGTGTATCTAAAACTAACCATTACGTAACGGGGGGATGGGGACAGTACTGGGTCGGCTTTGCAGATGCTGGTAACAGCGTTAAGCAACCCGGCGGCTGGGTTTATAACTTACTTCCCTATTTAGAAGGGGGCAACCTCCACGATTTAGGTCAAGGCTCGTCAGGCCTTACTGACCAACAAATCCAAACTGACATCGCGCGCCAGGTCTCGACCACCCAGTCGATTATGACTTGCCCTACCCGTCGCTCCGTACAAACCTGGCCTAACCAACTGGGTGCATATATCCGCGATCCGTTCCAAACTGGTACCGTTGATCTTACTAGTGCTGGCGGAGGGTTGGCCAACAACAAAGTGGCGCGTGGCGATTACGCGGCCAACGCCGGCGTGAGGTATGTATCGAGCACTCAATCGGCGTCAGCCAATACTGGCACCGTGACACAAGACAACGCCGCTCAATACGGCTGCTTTATGACGTCGGGAACTGACTATCCGACTGCTTACAAAGACAACAATGGAAATGTGAGCACCACGCCATTCAGTGCTGATACTTGGTCCGGCGTCGTGTTTCAGCGTAGCAACATTACGCCTGGTGTCGTGAAAGATGGCGAAAGCAAAACCTATTTGTTTGGGGAAAAATTCGTCGATCGCAAGCATATTGAGGACGGTAATTATTTATCGGACGATGGCAACATGTACGGCGGCATGGGGCCAGATAATTACCGTAACACCGTAGTGTTTCCGGCCAGCTACACGGTGAGCAGCAATGGCGTCGATCCAACCGACCCCAACCAAGCGACTCTCGCTGGCACTGCGCAAGTGCCTAATATTGCCATGCTCAACGACCAGGCAGACCCAGGCGCTCCCGCCAGCGGTTTGTACGGTTGTTTGTTTGGCAGCCCACATAGCGGGATTGTGAATTTCGTGTTCTGCGACGGGGCAGTTCGCAGCATTTCGGTATCGATTGACCCGCTGACTCACCGCTACTTGGGCGAGCGCAACGACAGCAAAATTTTGGACGACGCAGTGATCGGCTTTTAG
- a CDS encoding GGDEF domain-containing protein yields MPAKTIPQTDGELPQTDFEEAEHASSNLQELAQCVKAEVGAHSSKVEDITPELNAQQSLGSSQEADVLEATRTLSAHQHLKERLLTAELKLEQQAEQIQLYAAHALTDVLTTLGNRRALDAELLRRTAEFQRHGTPYSLLMIDVDHFKKLNDLHGHLAGDEVLRLIAHTLKTTIRASDFVARYGGEEFAVVMPHTTLSEAAEGAQRLRSGVEQAVYNHEGCQLNVTISIGVAEISAGQDPSTFVQCADEALYAAKQAGRNQAQRHRKSPPPATPAPNSQALRFAVEAGAAITSANTPLSALITNDGRTDNQTGLPNRTAFCEDIRRRLSEAQRHGNRLSLMFVRIDSFDALASRHGAAAADLILRTCVQFLSSVMREMDFVARYQTDVFGIILPGTTLAQAAGAGDRLRVAIECCPVLLADKNIRFTVSAGVAEAQPGEDLVSFITRTEAAKTAACRGGGNKIRCHNGLTVEAPSQPVAANS; encoded by the coding sequence ATGCCCGCGAAAACTATCCCCCAAACCGACGGCGAACTTCCCCAGACCGATTTCGAGGAGGCCGAACACGCTTCGTCGAATTTGCAAGAATTGGCCCAGTGCGTCAAAGCCGAGGTCGGCGCGCATTCCTCGAAAGTCGAAGACATCACCCCCGAACTCAATGCCCAGCAAAGTCTCGGCTCATCACAGGAAGCAGACGTACTGGAGGCCACGAGAACCCTGTCCGCTCATCAACACCTGAAGGAGCGGCTCCTTACGGCCGAATTGAAGCTCGAGCAGCAAGCCGAGCAAATTCAACTGTACGCCGCTCATGCCCTGACCGATGTTCTCACGACTTTGGGAAACCGCCGCGCCCTCGATGCCGAGCTGCTCCGCCGCACCGCCGAATTCCAGCGGCACGGCACCCCTTATTCCCTGCTGATGATCGACGTCGATCACTTCAAAAAACTCAACGATCTCCACGGACACTTGGCCGGTGACGAAGTGCTCCGTCTGATTGCGCACACCTTGAAAACCACCATTCGCGCCTCGGATTTCGTGGCCCGTTACGGTGGCGAGGAGTTCGCCGTCGTCATGCCGCATACGACGCTTTCCGAGGCGGCCGAAGGGGCCCAGCGCCTGCGGTCCGGAGTCGAACAGGCCGTTTACAATCACGAAGGCTGTCAGCTGAATGTGACGATTAGCATCGGCGTGGCGGAAATTTCCGCCGGCCAAGACCCTTCCACGTTCGTGCAATGCGCCGACGAAGCGCTATATGCCGCCAAGCAGGCTGGCCGGAATCAGGCGCAACGCCATCGCAAATCACCGCCTCCAGCTACTCCTGCCCCCAATTCCCAGGCATTACGGTTTGCGGTAGAAGCTGGAGCCGCTATAACGTCGGCAAACACTCCATTATCCGCACTCATCACGAACGATGGACGCACCGACAACCAGACCGGGCTGCCCAATCGAACCGCCTTTTGCGAAGACATTCGACGCCGCTTGTCCGAAGCGCAAAGGCATGGCAACCGCCTATCGCTAATGTTTGTCCGCATCGACAGTTTCGACGCCTTGGCGTCACGCCACGGCGCTGCGGCCGCTGATTTAATCCTGCGTACGTGCGTTCAGTTCCTAAGCTCCGTCATGCGCGAAATGGATTTTGTCGCCCGCTACCAAACCGATGTGTTTGGAATCATTTTGCCGGGCACAACGCTGGCGCAGGCCGCCGGCGCCGGCGATCGACTCCGCGTGGCCATCGAATGTTGCCCGGTGTTGCTGGCCGATAAAAACATTCGCTTTACCGTCAGCGCCGGCGTCGCCGAGGCTCAACCAGGCGAAGATTTGGTGTCATTCATCACTCGGACCGAAGCCGCCAAAACCGCTGCCTGCCGCGGCGGCGGAAACAAAATTCGCTGCCACAACGGTCTGACCGTTGAAGCCCCCTCGCAACCGGTGGCCGCCAACAGCTAA
- a CDS encoding transcriptional repressor — protein MRKTLTALPSLEKVRQRLRASGLRCTAARLWVMQHLIHATRPLTHAQVAEVLRPQGFDRATIYRNLIELTEAGLVTRVELGDHVWRFELRRAGGGHERDHPHFVCVDCGDVTCLSSVSVNIKPAPGSKQSPIGKITEVLLKGRCEQCS, from the coding sequence ATGCGAAAAACATTGACTGCGTTACCGTCGCTGGAAAAAGTGCGGCAGCGGCTGCGCGCATCGGGGTTGCGCTGTACGGCCGCACGACTATGGGTGATGCAGCATTTGATCCATGCCACACGGCCGCTGACCCATGCCCAGGTGGCCGAGGTGCTGCGGCCCCAGGGCTTCGATCGGGCGACCATTTATCGGAATTTAATCGAACTGACTGAGGCCGGGCTGGTAACGCGGGTGGAATTGGGCGACCATGTGTGGCGGTTCGAGCTGCGGCGAGCCGGGGGCGGCCATGAGCGTGACCATCCGCATTTTGTGTGCGTCGATTGCGGCGACGTGACGTGCCTGTCGAGCGTGAGCGTGAACATCAAACCGGCGCCGGGGAGCAAGCAATCGCCCATCGGTAAAATTACCGAGGTGTTGCTAAAAGGGCGCTGCGAGCAGTGTTCCTAG
- a CDS encoding sigma-54 dependent transcriptional regulator has translation MPPLDPQSGPPIKGIIGSGKAMQDVYRLTRQVARSQASVLLLGETGTGKELIAKAVHQNSTRGTGPFVRVNCGGLVESLLESELFGHVRGSFTGAVANRTGRFEAAHTGTIFLDEINSTTPKLQVKLLRVLQEREFERVGDTQTIRVDVRVIAASNRDLQELVDKDEFREDLYYRLNVVPIHLPPLRQRREDIPELVGHFLTYYNEENDRYVAHVEKRALEALQDYHWPGNVRELQNVIERAVVMATGDELVCDLLPATLLGEKQPRTSRVRGADVETLTYELVQQGLNGAGPNEDSLYTKIVNRLERELIAQVMTSCDNIQTKAASRLGINRNTLHKKLKEYGLEEEGAEG, from the coding sequence ATGCCGCCACTCGATCCACAATCTGGCCCGCCGATTAAAGGCATCATCGGTTCCGGCAAAGCGATGCAGGACGTGTATCGTCTTACGCGCCAAGTGGCGCGCTCGCAGGCTTCGGTATTGCTATTGGGAGAAACCGGCACGGGAAAGGAATTGATCGCCAAGGCGGTGCATCAGAACAGCACGCGCGGAACGGGGCCGTTTGTGCGCGTGAATTGCGGCGGGTTGGTGGAAAGCCTGCTGGAAAGCGAACTGTTCGGCCACGTGCGGGGATCGTTTACCGGAGCGGTGGCCAATCGAACGGGGCGGTTTGAAGCGGCGCACACGGGGACGATTTTTTTGGACGAAATCAACTCCACCACGCCCAAGCTGCAAGTGAAGCTGCTGCGGGTGTTGCAGGAGCGCGAGTTCGAACGGGTGGGCGATACGCAAACCATCCGGGTCGACGTGCGGGTCATTGCGGCCAGCAACCGTGATTTGCAGGAATTGGTCGACAAAGACGAATTCCGTGAGGATTTGTATTACCGGCTGAACGTGGTGCCGATACATCTACCGCCCTTGCGGCAACGGCGTGAAGACATACCGGAATTGGTGGGCCATTTTCTCACGTACTACAACGAAGAGAACGACCGCTACGTGGCGCACGTGGAAAAGCGGGCCTTGGAGGCGCTGCAGGATTATCATTGGCCGGGCAACGTGCGCGAATTGCAAAACGTGATCGAGCGGGCCGTGGTGATGGCTACGGGGGACGAATTGGTTTGTGATTTACTGCCGGCCACGCTGTTGGGCGAAAAGCAACCGCGGACCAGCCGGGTTCGTGGGGCCGACGTGGAAACCTTGACCTACGAATTGGTGCAGCAGGGTTTGAACGGGGCCGGTCCGAACGAAGACAGCCTGTATACGAAAATTGTAAATCGCCTGGAGCGGGAACTGATTGCGCAAGTGATGACCTCGTGCGACAACATTCAAACCAAAGCGGCCAGCCGGCTGGGCATTAACCGCAACACATTGCACAAAAAACTTAAGGAATATGGTCTGGAAGAGGAAGGGGCGGAGGGATGA